A stretch of Malus sylvestris chromosome 11, drMalSylv7.2, whole genome shotgun sequence DNA encodes these proteins:
- the LOC126590910 gene encoding putative protein FAR1-RELATED SEQUENCE 10 isoform X1: MESNQESVAAEATEFEEDMKIGMVVHSDAEAFQVCNAYALRKGFSLRKGHIRRDKLNNIMQRDFLCSKEGFPLFKDLCNDSMVDKLTTRIGCKALIGFSVNQGVWKISHVNSIHNHELAKPEERQFLRSGRKIHDAHAGIISSMVNACIKPSQSYCYLA, from the exons ATGGAAAGCAACCAAGAATCt GTTGCTGCTGAGGCAACGGAgtttgaagaagatatgaaaatCGGAATGGTGGTGCATTCAGACGCTGAAGCTTTTCAGGTATGCAATGCTTATGCTTTGAGGAAGGGGTTCAGTCTTCGTAAAGGGCATATTCGAAGagataaattaaataatattatgCAAAGAGATTTTTTGTGTTCCAAGGAAGGGTTTCCACTGTTTAAAGACTTATGCAATGACAGCATGGTTGATAAACTTACTACACGAATAGGTTGCAAGGCTTTAATCGGATTTTCAGTAAATCAAGGTGTATGGAAGATTTCACATGTTAATTCAATTCATAATCATGAGCTTGCCAAGCCCGAAGAAAGACAATTTCTAAGATCAGGTAGAAAAATACATGATGCTCATGCTGGGATCATTAGTTCTATGGTGAATGCATGTATAAAGCCCTCACAGTCATATTGTTACTTAGCATAA
- the LOC126590910 gene encoding putative protein FAR1-RELATED SEQUENCE 10 isoform X2, with protein sequence MESNQESVAAEATEFEEDMKIGMVVHSDAEAFQVCNAYALRKGFSLRKGHIRRDKLNNIMQRDFLCSKEGFPLFKDLCNDSMVDKLTTRIGCKALIGFSVNQGVWKISHVNSIHNHELAKPEERQFLRSGRKIHDAHAGIISSMVNA encoded by the exons ATGGAAAGCAACCAAGAATCt GTTGCTGCTGAGGCAACGGAgtttgaagaagatatgaaaatCGGAATGGTGGTGCATTCAGACGCTGAAGCTTTTCAGGTATGCAATGCTTATGCTTTGAGGAAGGGGTTCAGTCTTCGTAAAGGGCATATTCGAAGagataaattaaataatattatgCAAAGAGATTTTTTGTGTTCCAAGGAAGGGTTTCCACTGTTTAAAGACTTATGCAATGACAGCATGGTTGATAAACTTACTACACGAATAGGTTGCAAGGCTTTAATCGGATTTTCAGTAAATCAAGGTGTATGGAAGATTTCACATGTTAATTCAATTCATAATCATGAGCTTGCCAAGCCCGAAGAAAGACAATTTCTAAGATCAGGTAGAAAAATACATGATGCTCATGCTGGGATCATTAGTTCTATGGTGAATGCAT GA
- the LOC126590908 gene encoding uncharacterized protein LOC126590908 isoform X1, which produces MLLSSDLDYSSPQGNLKSAQSLRLSQLMHKGNSLFSLASMSDWGAHVVSEKLSEAMKLVEKDIKAKKASDKVKKKNSLFTSGVQDDDQHILDPPIARAKGVTNKRLKSALEKSKKVAKVRHISQMSPPNTIVSGNTHSIWYFILFIVNILYYYVMNICTLAEQHNQETINAPSNMTTSYPSFHDFYNQVNGSRHLG; this is translated from the exons ATGCTTTTGAGTAGTGATTTAGATTATTCATCACCACAAGGAAATCTGAAGTCTGCTCAATCATTACGTCTCAGTCAATTGATGCATAAAGGAAATAGTCTTTTCAGCTTAGCGTCAATGAGTGATTGGGGTGCTCACGTTGTTAGTGAAAAATTATCAGAGGCAATGAAGTTGGTTGAAAAAGATATAAAAGCAAAGAAAGCCTCGGATaaggttaaaaagaaaaatagcctCTTTACTTCCGGTGTTCAAGATGATGATCAACATATATTAGATCCTCCAATAGCGAGAGCTAAAGGGGTAACCAACAAGAGATTGAAGAGTGCTTTGGAAAAATCGAAGAAAGTGGCAAAAGTTAGACATATCTCGCAAATGTCACCACCTAATACTATAGTTTCTGGTAATACTCATTCAATATGGTACTTTATACTTTTTATTGTGAATATACTATATTATTATGTAATGAATATATGTACTCTTGCAGAGCAACATAATCAAGAGACTATCAATGCTCCATCAAATATGACAACCTCGTATCCATCATTTCATGACTTTTATAATCAG GTTAATGGCAGTAGACATCTTGGATAA
- the LOC126590908 gene encoding uncharacterized protein LOC126590908 isoform X2, whose amino-acid sequence MLLSSDLDYSSPQGNLKSAQSLRLSQLMHKGNSLFSLASMSDWGAHVVSEKLSEAMKLVEKDIKAKKASDKVKKKNSLFTSGVQDDDQHILDPPIARAKGVTNKRLKSALEKSKKVAKVRHISQMSPPNTIVSEQHNQETINAPSNMTTSYPSFHDFYNQVCIETYIWGYKSHFVLSF is encoded by the exons ATGCTTTTGAGTAGTGATTTAGATTATTCATCACCACAAGGAAATCTGAAGTCTGCTCAATCATTACGTCTCAGTCAATTGATGCATAAAGGAAATAGTCTTTTCAGCTTAGCGTCAATGAGTGATTGGGGTGCTCACGTTGTTAGTGAAAAATTATCAGAGGCAATGAAGTTGGTTGAAAAAGATATAAAAGCAAAGAAAGCCTCGGATaaggttaaaaagaaaaatagcctCTTTACTTCCGGTGTTCAAGATGATGATCAACATATATTAGATCCTCCAATAGCGAGAGCTAAAGGGGTAACCAACAAGAGATTGAAGAGTGCTTTGGAAAAATCGAAGAAAGTGGCAAAAGTTAGACATATCTCGCAAATGTCACCACCTAATACTATAGTTTCTG AGCAACATAATCAAGAGACTATCAATGCTCCATCAAATATGACAACCTCGTATCCATCATTTCATGACTTTTATAATCAGGTTTGTATTGAAACTTATATTTGGGGTTATAAGTCACATTTTGTGTTATCATTCTAA